The Ursus arctos isolate Adak ecotype North America unplaced genomic scaffold, UrsArc2.0 scaffold_25, whole genome shotgun sequence DNA segment GAGTCTCCCTTTGGACTGGGGAAGACTCCCTTTGCCCCTGTTGTGTTTCTGCTTGTACACTCCCAGGGACAGGCAGCTCACTACCTCTCAGGCAGCCCGCTCATTGCTGGGTGGCTCTCTCAGAAAGGTTTGTGGGCTGGGAAGAGGGCGGAGGGGCCTGGCTGTGGGGACCTTGGGCAACTGAGGCAAGCTGTCACATCCTTCCCTTCTAAGCACAAAGGGGAAGTAACTTCCTGGGTCAGTTGGAGGACAGGGCTGGGCAGGATTTGCCCTTTGTCTGGCTGGTTCCAGGCCCTGTTCCTGGGCCCCAGCCTAGGGAGGGTGAGCCCGAGGCTGCCTGGCtgctctgggggcaggaggggttaAAACACTGGAGACCAGCACTGGCTTTGTTGAGGGTGCCCGGGATTGGCCCCGCTGccatgagcctcagtttccctatccgTGAAGCACAGCGCGGCTCTGCCTCAGACGGCCTGGGAACCAGGGCACAGAGCAGAGCCGGGAGCCTCTGCCACCCTGAGCACGGGATGACCCCCGGCCCTGTCCATCCCCACCCCTGGACACAGCACCagactccttcctccctccacggAGCAGCCAGGGAGGTTTCTGGAAGGCACAGTTGTCTTGCCCCAAGGGCACCCCCCCCACTCTTGTGCTACCCCTGCAGGGTCTGGCTGCTTCTGGCCAGAAGGCCCTCCCCTGCTTGGCCCATTCCCACcatcattgtctttttctttcctgttaaacaaaatacagaaaagtacaaaggATTCTGTAAcgagcacccccccaccccaaaataaaTGCATTCATCATTTTATCATGTTTCCTTAGATCTTGTTTAAGAGCTGAAACACTgcagccagagccagagccctccacgccccgcccctgccctccaCGCCCCCGCCCCTGGCCACCCCCGTGCCCTCCAAGGCCCCCCTCGCTCGGCTGGAAGCCCCAGCAGCACCAGTGTGCGTCGCCTGCAGCTGCTTTCATTTTGGCCATTACGTTTCTGTGACTCGGGGTGACACCTGCTTTTTCTGTAGGCCAGTGGCAAAGACCCCTTCCCCCGGCTCTGGGAAGTCTCACCGGGGCCCCCaggtggtggggaggcaggggtgcctgCCTCTGCGGCTCCAGGGGTCCCCCGATGCTGGGTCTTCGAGGGACCCTCGTGTCCCTGCCCGGGGCCTTCAGGGGTGGTgcgaggagggagggaaggcggCAGGAGAACTgcgagggggcggggggaggccgAGCCGCATGGGGGGGGCCCTGCGGCCGGCGCCCCGCCTCACCGCGCCGTCTCCTCCGTCCCGCAGCCAAGTACCCGGCCATCAAGGCGCTGATGCGGCCCGACCCCCGGCTCAAGTGGGCAGTGCTGGGGCTGGTGCTGGCGCAGCTCCTGGCCTGCCGGCTGGCGCAAAACCTGACGTGGCGCTGGCTGCTCTTCTGGGCCTACGCGTTCGGCGGCTGCGTGAACCACTCGCTGACGCTTGCCATCCACGACATCTCCCACAACGCGGCCTTTGGCTCCGGCCGCGCGGCGCACAACCGCTGGCTCGCCGTGTTCGCCAACCTGCCGGTGGGCGTGCCCTACGCCGCCTCCTTCAAGAAGTACCACGTGGACCACCACCGCTACCTGGGCGGCCACGGGCTGGACGTGGACGTGCCCACGCGCCTGGAGGGCTGGCTCTTCTGCACGCCGGCCCGCAAGCTGCTCTGGCTGGCCCTGCAGCCCTTCTTCTACTCGCTGCGGCCGCTGTGCGTGCACCCCAAGGCCGTGACCCGCATGGAGGTGCTCAACGCCCTGGTGCAGCTGGCCGCCGACGCCGCCATCTTCGCGCTGTGGGGGCTCAAGCCCGTGGCCTACCTGCTGGCCAGCTCCCTGCTCGGCCTGGGCCTGCACCCCATCTCGGGCCACTTCGTGGCCGAGCACTACATGTTCCTCAAGGGCCACGAGACGTACTCCTACTACGGGCCGCTCAACTGGATCACCTTCAATGTGGGCTACCACGTGGAGCACCATGACTTCCCCAGCATCCCCGGCTGCAACCTGCCGCTGGTacgcgggccgggggcggggccacACCCGGGCTCTCTAGGCCTTGCTGATGGCCGTCTGGCTGCGGGGTGGTCCCAGGGCGGCGGGAGAGGCCCCATGGGATAGGCAGGGGCCTGGCCGCAGAATAAGCAGGAGGATTCCGGGAGGGCAGGGGCTTGCGGGCCGGCGGGTGGGGAATGAAAACCTGTATGAACCCAGGCTGGACGTCCTTGGGCAAGCCCCTTGCCCTGTCTGTGCCTCGGCTTTCCCTTCCTTAAGACGGGGTGGCATAGCCATTCTGCATGCGAAACACCTCCCCTTCCTGGCTCCCACGTCCCTGTCCCTGATCATTTCTCGGCACTGCCTTGTGGCCCTCCAGGGCCCCCTCATGGCACACAGAGGGGGTGGGCCTGGTCCTTTGTGACCCCAGGGTCTGGGCCGGAGCTCTGGTCTGACGCTGGCTTTAGAGAGAGCGGGGGTGGTGTGGACCACAGGGTGGCTGGAGGGTGCATCAGTGGGGAGGGTGTCGGAGTGTTGGAATAGTCTGTGTGTGCCGGCCCTGTGTGCACGCccgtgtgtctgagtgtgtgtgtggtcgTGTGTGAGCACCTGTTTGGGCATGCCCTGGCCATGGGACTCTGGAGTCCGACTGCCCGTGTGTCCAGCCCTGGCTGTGCAGCCCCcggccctcctcccctcccgaCGCTCCTGAGgtcctgctgtgtgccaggcaccatctCAGCCTCAGCCCCGGCCTGTGCAGCAGGCGTCCTCATTCCCCATTATCCACATTTCACAGACAAGGCGGAGGCTCAGATGGGACGGCCCTGCCtcgggaagtggcagagccaggatctggACCCCAGGTGGCCACAGAAGCACCCCTTAGCTGTGACCTTCTCTACTTCTCCCAGGCAAAGTCAGGGTTCCCTGCTCACGCCTCAAGCCGGTCGTTTGGTCTCCTGAGCCCCTGTGTTTCTGAGCACTGGGTGCAGGCCCTGAGCACTGGATGCATCCCCGTTGGGGGGAGTGAAGGGCGTCCCCGGCAGATAGCGCGCGGTGGTGGCGCCTGTGTAGGCTGAGGCTGGGagtgcttcctggaggaagcgTGCTGAGGGTGTGGGAGCAGAGGGGGGCAGGAGGCTAGAGGCAGAGGTGTGCGTGATACGCATTTGGGCAATGGGAAACACTAAGGCTGGCAggagggccgtggggtgggggcctggtgtcagctgaggccagaggggcaggagagggcaggggacGCTGGGCAGAGGAACGTGGCTGTGACTGTGGCTCAGCGGAACTCAAGCCAGGCTGGGTCTCAGAAGTCCGCAGGTGCTTGGGGGAAGGAAAGCCCGGCCCTGGGCTCCTGGATCAGAAACTTGGCATgggctccagggaggggagggtgcaTTTTTAATTCCTCACCCCTGCTTGGGGCAGGGGGCTCAGGGTCTGTGGGGTGTCCCAGGCCAGCGGCCCCTCTCCGTCAGGCAGTACCCAGCTGCCTGGCTGTGCTGGACACGGGTGCCCTGGGCGGCgaccgtgtgtgtgcgtgtgtgtgcacgcacgcttgtgtgctcacgtgtgtgtgtgcatggcaGGGGGCGTGCGCCCGGCCCCGGCCTCTGAGCCTGTCGCCCTCTCCGCAGGTGCGCAAGATCGCCCCTGAGTACTACGACCACCTGCCACAGCACCACTC contains these protein-coding regions:
- the DEGS2 gene encoding sphingolipid delta(4)-desaturase/C4-monooxygenase DES2 isoform X1, whose protein sequence is MGNRAGRTDFEWVYTDQPHTQRRKEMLAKYPAIKALMRPDPRLKWAVLGLVLAQLLACRLAQNLTWRWLLFWAYAFGGCVNHSLTLAIHDISHNAAFGSGRAAHNRWLAVFANLPVGVPYAASFKKYHVDHHRYLGGHGLDVDVPTRLEGWLFCTPARKLLWLALQPFFYSLRPLCVHPKAVTRMEVLNALVQLAADAAIFALWGLKPVAYLLASSLLGLGLHPISGHFVAEHYMFLKGHETYSYYGPLNWITFNVGYHVEHHDFPSIPGCNLPLVRKIAPEYYDHLPQHHSWVKVLWDFVLEDSLGPFARVKRVCKLAEDRL
- the DEGS2 gene encoding sphingolipid delta(4)-desaturase/C4-monooxygenase DES2 isoform X2, whose protein sequence is MRPDPRLKWAVLGLVLAQLLACRLAQNLTWRWLLFWAYAFGGCVNHSLTLAIHDISHNAAFGSGRAAHNRWLAVFANLPVGVPYAASFKKYHVDHHRYLGGHGLDVDVPTRLEGWLFCTPARKLLWLALQPFFYSLRPLCVHPKAVTRMEVLNALVQLAADAAIFALWGLKPVAYLLASSLLGLGLHPISGHFVAEHYMFLKGHETYSYYGPLNWITFNVGYHVEHHDFPSIPGCNLPLVRKIAPEYYDHLPQHHSWVKVLWDFVLEDSLGPFARVKRVCKLAEDRL